The Ancylobacter sp. SL191 nucleotide sequence GAAGGGCTTGGGCAGGAGATGCGTGCCGGCGTCGAGCACGCCGTTATGCACGATGGCGTTGCGGGTGTAGCCGGTGGTGTAGAGCACCTTCACCAGCGGGTGGAGCCGGCGCACCTCGTCCACCAGCTGCCGGCCGGACATGCCGGGCATCACCACATCGGTGAACAGCAGCGTCGGACAGGGGCCGGATCGGATGACCTCCAGTGCCTCCAGCGGGCCGGCAGCCTCGATCACCGTGTAGCCGAGATCGCGCAGCACCTCGCAGGAGAGGTTGCGCACCCGCGCGTCGTCTTCCACCACCAGCACGGTCTCGCCGGGCACGCCGCGCCCGGCCGCGTCGCTCTCGCGCTCGCGCTCCTCCGGCTCGGTGCCGCGCATCCGTGGCAGGTAGATCTTGATGGTCGTGCCGACGCCGAGTTCGGAATAGATGCGCACATGGCCGCCGGACTGGCGCACGAAGCCATAGACCTGGCTGAGCCCGAGGCCGGTGCCCTTGCCCACCGGCTTGGTGGTGAAGAACGGGTCGAAGGCCCGCGCCATGGTCGGCTCGTCCATGCCCATGCCGGTATCGGTGACGGCGATCAGCACATATTGGCCGACCGTCAGGCCGGAATCGCGGGCGTAGATGTCATCGACATAGGCATTGGTGGTCTCGACCGTGAGCGTGCCGCCCTCCGGCATGGCGTCGCGCGCGTTCACCGCGAGGTTGAGGATGGCGCTCTCCAATTGCGCGGGGTCGACCTTGGTGCGCCACAGCCCGGCGCCGATGACGGTTTCGACGCGGATGGTCTCGCCGAGCGTGCGGATGAGCAGGTCGCTCATGCCGGTGACGAGGCGGTTGACCTCGATCGGCTTGGGCGAGAGCGGCTGCTGGCGGGAGAAGGCGAGCAGGCGCTGGGTCAGCGTCGCCGCGCGCTGGGCGCCGTCGAGCGCGGCATCGACGAAGCGGCCGACATCGGTGTCGCCCTTGGCGAGCTTGCGCTGCATCAGGCCGAGGCCGCTGATGATGACGGCCAGCATGTTGTTGAAGTCGTGCGCGATGCCGCCGGTGAGCTGGCCGACCGCTTCCATCTTCTGCGCCTGACGCAGCCGCTCCTCGGCCTTGGAGCGCTCCTCCACCTCCTCCATCACCCGCCGCTCCAGCGTGGCGTTGAGCGCCTGGAGTTCGGCCTCGACGCGCTTGCGGTGGGTGATGTCGATGACCGTGCCCATAAAGCGCAGCGGGTGGTCGTCGATCTGCAGGCGGCTGCCGGTGGCGGCGAGCCAGCGTTCCTTGCCGTCCGTGAGGCCGATGGTGCGGAACTCGATATTGTAGTCGGCGCCCTCGGTGAGCGCGCGCTCGACCGCCGCCGCCGCCCGCTCGCGGTCCTGCGGGTGCAGGCCGGCGAGGAAGGCGCCGGCATAGGAGACCTCGGCCTCCGGCGGCAGGCCGAACAGCTCCTTGCAGCGTGCGTCCCAGCGCAGAATGTCGGAATCCGGCTGGTAGTCCCAGGTACCGATCGCCGCGGCGGTGATGGCAAGGCGGGCGCGCTCGGCTTCCTCGCGCGCCCGCTCCTCGGCGCGCACGCGCTCGATATGCGCCCAGCTCCGCTCGGACACCTCGGAGAACAGGGTGATCTCGCCCGGCGTCCAGTCGTGGGGGGCGCTGTGATTCACCGACATCATCGCGGTGAGCGCGCCGTTCTTCACCAGCGGCATGGAGGCGCTGGCGGCGATCCCAAACGCGCTCAATAGATGGGCCGTCTCGCGATCATCCTCGGCGGCCGCATCGCGGACAATGGCCGGCTGGCCCGCGTGCAGTCGCTCCGCGATCCGCGGCCCGAAATTCGACAACCGGTAGCGCCCGAGCACGCTCTGCGCCCCC carries:
- a CDS encoding ATP-binding protein; this translates as MNSASVPSVADAVAALEASDAPLGPGRHWPPLLARLFDMMLGSPIQIVLFWGPDYLALYNDAYAPTIGTKHPRAFGRPASESWSELWDDLKPLLDKVGHSGEPVYARDRPFVIERHGYLEDVNFDIAYSAVREADGGIAGVLCIVNETTDRVRAEQQLRENEARLGFLDSVGREMATISDANAIMAIAARRLGERLGAVSCSYADVDPDADGVTVRGEWTAPGAQSVLGRYRLSNFGPRIAERLHAGQPAIVRDAAAEDDRETAHLLSAFGIAASASMPLVKNGALTAMMSVNHSAPHDWTPGEITLFSEVSERSWAHIERVRAEERAREEAERARLAITAAAIGTWDYQPDSDILRWDARCKELFGLPPEAEVSYAGAFLAGLHPQDRERAAAAVERALTEGADYNIEFRTIGLTDGKERWLAATGSRLQIDDHPLRFMGTVIDITHRKRVEAELQALNATLERRVMEEVEERSKAEERLRQAQKMEAVGQLTGGIAHDFNNMLAVIISGLGLMQRKLAKGDTDVGRFVDAALDGAQRAATLTQRLLAFSRQQPLSPKPIEVNRLVTGMSDLLIRTLGETIRVETVIGAGLWRTKVDPAQLESAILNLAVNARDAMPEGGTLTVETTNAYVDDIYARDSGLTVGQYVLIAVTDTGMGMDEPTMARAFDPFFTTKPVGKGTGLGLSQVYGFVRQSGGHVRIYSELGVGTTIKIYLPRMRGTEPEERERESDAAGRGVPGETVLVVEDDARVRNLSCEVLRDLGYTVIEAAGPLEALEVIRSGPCPTLLFTDVVMPGMSGRQLVDEVRRLHPLVKVLYTTGYTRNAIVHNGVLDAGTHLLPKPFNIEALATKVREILDE